The sequence GGTGGGAGTCGGTGTGGGCTCTGCGGTCAACAAGCTCGATAACCCTCTGGCGATGGTGGCCGTAGTGCGGCAGTTGGCCGAAAGCCTGCAAACGATTCAGGTATCGGCAGCGGCACGATAGCTGGTCCACCCAAGGGTAGTACCAAATCCGAGTTCCATACCCCCGATATCCAACCGGTCAACCTGTAGGGGCGTTGGCATAGCCTGGCCGGAGGCCTTACGGCCGTTCGCCCAGTGGAATTGGGGGTTAGCCAAGTAGGATTTGGTATAACGGGTGCAGAGGAGGGGCGATCGCCCCTCCCCCGGGTTTATGGTCGAACCTGCTCTAACCCGATAGACGTTTGCCATCCAAGCCTTTCCCCAGTGCCTCATACCCCATGTGACCCATTTGAAGGGATCTCGGTTGAGGGCCACGAGTAACCTAGGCTAGATTAGAGTCATGAAAACCGCCACAGAATTTGACGCAGCGGCGGTAAAATCAATCTCACCTGGGGAAGATGCGTATAATTGCCCAGGCAGACACACTGAGCCTAGGCGGAGAATATCCGGGGCATATCGGGGGCAATGTGAGTGCAGCGAAAGACGAATTTTTTACCCGATACATAGAAAAAGTTCACAGTCGAATGCAGACCCTCTATCGGAATGCCCGGCAATTTCCCTCCGATCATTCGGCGCAGTTGGTCAGTACGTTAGAAGAGCTGAGCTTAGCGGTAGAAGAGCTGCGCCTCGCCGAAGAAGAACTCTTAACTCAAAATGAACAACTGATTGCTGCCCAGCAGATTGTTGAAAACGAGCGGCGGCGCTACCAAGATCTGTTTGACTTTGCCCCCGATGGCTATCTAGTGACCGATCTCAATGGTGTGGTGCAAGAAATTAACCATGCCGCCGCTGCCTTGGTAAAGCTAGAGCAAAAATACTTGATTGGCAAACCGCTGGTCACGCATATACCCCTCTCGGAGCGATCGGCCTTTCGCGCTTTGCTCAATCAAATCGGGAAAACGCGGCGCATAGAGGGGTGGGAGCTAACGTTGCAGCGGCGCAAAGCTGACAGTATTGTGGTGTCCGTTACCGTTGAAACGGTGCGCGATCGGGCAGACCAGATCGTAGGGCTGCGATGGCAAATACGCGATATTACCGATCACAAACGGGCAGAGGCTACCCTCAACCAGCTCCAGGCTCAAAATTTAGAGTTACTAGAGACCGATCGGTTGAGAACGCAGCTATTGTCTACGGTTTCCCACGAGTTCAAAACGCCGATGAACGCCATTTTGGGGTTTTCGCAGGTGTTAATGGCGCAGCTGCACCCCGAGCAAGATGCTAAAACTATCAAAATGGTAAAACGCATTCTGCACAATGGGCAGCACTTGCTCGGTTTGTTGGAGGATATGCTCAATTTTTCGCGGCTGCGAGCCAACCAGGTCGAACTCACCCTAGAGACCTTCGATTTAGTCGAGCTAGTGGTTTCTACGCTCGATGACCTAACCCCCTTAGCTGACCAGAAGACGCTTCGCCTAGAGACGGCCCTGCCCGATAGCCCGCTGATGGTGACTAACGATCGCCAGCGCCTGCGGCAAATTCTGATCAACTTGCTTTCCAATGCGATTAAATTTACCGATGCTGGCACGGTGCGGGTCGGTGCGCAGCTGCTGTCACCCGAGCGATTGCAGTTGTGGGTTAGCGATACTGGCCCTGGCATTCACCCCGATGATCAGCCCCATATCTTTCAGGAGTTTTGGCAGGTTCACGATGCCCGCAACAAAGCCCAGGGGACAGGGCTGGGGCTGGCCATTGTGCACAACCTGGTGCAGGCCATGCAGGGCACTATTAGCGTGAGTAGCGAGCTGGGCCGGGGCAGCTATTTTTGTGTTGAACTGCCCCAAACCACGCTTTCTAACCGTTCAAAGCCGGTCCCCCTGCGTTGACTGCGTTGGCTGTCTGACACACTCTTGCCTATTTATGGGTTAGCCGCGCACCTTAGTAGTGATCTCAGCTACTCGTTGCCCTAGCGCTCGGGCGATCGCCAAATCTTCGGGCGGGGGTTGCAGTTCGCCTTTGCCTCCGGCAATGGTTGTGGCTCCGTAGGGGGTGCCGCCTCGCGCCTCGGTGTGAATCATGCCATCAACAGAGTAGGGCACGCCTACCACCAGCATGCCTAGGTGGAGCAGGGGCACCATCATGGTGAGCAGGGTAGTTTCTTGGCCACCGTGGGTGGAGGCGGTGGAGGTAAAGACGCCCGCCGGCTTGCCTTCCATATCGCCGTTGAGCCAGAGGCTAGCGGTTGAGTCAAACAGCTGCTTCATTTGAGCGGTCATATTGCCGTAGCGGGTGGGCGACCCAAACACAACGCCATCGGCTGCTTTGAGGTCATCTACGGTGCATACCGGAATTGATTGCTGCTGCTCCCGCAGTGAGCGGGCGGCATCGTTTTGGTCAATCATCGCGTTTACGGCGTCAAATTCTTGCACCCGCCGCAAGTCGACCTCTACCCCGGCGACTTGCCCTGCCCCCTCGGCTACCGCCCGAGCCAGTTGAAGGGTGTGGCCATACATAGAATAGTAAACGACCAAAATTTTCATGAATTCTCCAGATTTCAGCGTTTTGCCCGCTCAGGCTTGGGCAGGGGATAGATTGCTCATCCTTATCAATGGTGAAAGATACCGCTGGTTCTTTTAATCTCTCGCAGGAGTGATTTTTGCGATCGCCCCTCCTCCATTGGAAGGCCAAAATCGACGGGTCGCTGTTGCTAAAGCCTGGGCCTTAGATCAAAACCAAGCTTTTCGAGAGCAAAGAGCTGACCCCTGAATGAGGTGACTATATTGTGGAGCTGAGTGCCGATACCCCAGGGGCAACCGCACTGACAGCTACCCCCAACTCGTCTGAAGCTGAAGAAGCGGTGCTGGCCCAAGAAAAAGCCAACGAGAAGAGGTAGAACGTGCTAACCAAGAGCTAGAGATGGCCTACGAAGAGCTGCAATCGACTAACGAAGCGTTAGAAACCACCAACGAAGAGCTGCAATCGGCTAACGAAGAACTTCACACGGTCAACGAAGAACTTCAGCGCAGCAGCCAAGACCTCAACCAGAGCAATACGTTTCTCGAATCTGTATTTACTAGCCTCAAAGGCGGCGTGGTCGTGGTCAACCGCGACCTGCAAATGCAAATTTGGAACGCCAAAGCTGGAGATCTTTGGGGCCTACGGCCCGACGAAGTGGTTGGTCAAAACTTGCTCAACCTCGATATTGGCTTGCCGGTGGAGCGACTGTGCCAGCCGATCCGCGACTGCCTAACCTTAAGCGGCAACAGCCTCGTAGAACTGACGTTGGATGCAGTAAACCGCAAAGGCCATACCGTCAGCTGCCACATTACCTGCACCCCGTTAATCAGTCTTCAAAACCAGGTGCAGGGCGTTATTTTGATCATGACCTAATCCTAAATCCTGTTTGATCAACCCCCCATTCAACAGGGCGAATTGCATTTGCCCCGATAAAATTCCTAATTTTTTTGCTAGCGGGTCACCACCGGTAGGTTGGCCTCGTGCCAGCTCAGCATGCCGCCGCGCAGGCTAACGGCCTCTGCCCGGCCCTGCTTTTTGAGAATGACGGTGGCCTGGGCCGATCGCCGCCCCGACTTGCACACCGCCACCACCGGCTGGTCAGTTGGGATTTCGCTGACCCGCTCTTCTAATTCGCCTAGGGGTACCCACTGGGCGGCATTGATATGGCCCAGCTCACCGTTAAATTCATCGGCCCCGCGCACATCGAGAATGTGGACCTGGCCGAGGTTTTCGGCCACCCACTGGGGATCAATTTCTTTGACGCCGCCATAGGTGAGGTGCACCGGCCCCCAATCGGCCACGGCGGGCATTTTGCCGTCCTCGGGCTGGCCGCAGACGCAGTTGGCCGGAATGGCAATGTCGATCTTCTTGGGGTGGGGCAGACCCAGATTTTCCATGTAGCCAACAAAGTCGATTTCGTCGGCCTGGCCACCGATGCGGGGGTTGTAGGCTTTTTCTTCGCCTACGCTGGAGGCGGTGCGACCGTTATAGTCGTGGGCGGGCCAGATGACGCAGTCGTCGGGCAGACTAAAGATTTGCTCGGTAATTGAGGCATACATGCGCTTGGCGTCGCCCTGCTGAAAGTCGCAGCGACCGGCACTGCGGATGAGCAGACAGTCGCCGGTAAAGGCCATGGCGTGGTCGTCGAGCACGTAGGTGATGCAGCCGTCGGTGTGGCCGGGGGTGGCGCGCACCTCTAGGGTGCGCTCACCAAAGGCAACCCTATCCCCATGGTCGAGCAAATAGTCGGCCCCGCTGACCATATCGCCGTAGCGGCCCGAGATGCCAATTTTAGAGCCCAGCGCCTGCTGCATTAGCCAGGCCCCGGTGACATGGTCGGCGTGGCAGTGGGTGTCGAGGGTGGCGATCAGCGTCAGGCCCAGTTCTTTGATTAGGGCGCGATCGCGCCGATGCTGCTCAAACACGGGGTCGATCAGCACGGCTTCTTTAGAAACCGGGTCGGCCAGCAAATAGGTGTAGGTAGACGAATCGGCATCAAAGAGTTGGCGGAAGATGAATGTGTGATCCACAGCGCAAAGCTCCTGAAAAATTGTGACGGCAAAGGCGTTCTTTTCTCTACTATATAACCAATTAGTTATTTTTGGCTTGATTTAATCCCGCGTCTTGGTGGGTGGGTGGCGGCGATCGCGGCTGCGGCCCCAAGCCCTATCAGGGTGGCGTCGGTTAGCGCTACATGCCGGGGCTGGCCAGGTTGCGAAAACGGGTAAACTGCGGCTCGAACAGCAGCTTAATGGTGCCGGTGGGGCCGTTGCGGTGCTTGGTGATGATGATCTCGGCGATGCCGCGATCGGGGGTGTCGGGGTCGTAATATTCTTCGCGGTAGAGCATCATGATCAAGTCGGCGTCCTGCTCGATTGCGCCCGAGTTGTGGGAGACAAGGCCGTCGGCTAGCCAAGAGGCTGGCCCCGGTACGGTGAGGTCGTAGACGGGTTCTTCTCCTGCTGGCTCAATGGAAATGACCTCATCCCAGACAATATCTGTTGCTACTTCGGTTCTTGCGTGAGAGTCAAATGCATTCTCCAATGCGTTTGGCTGAGCTACGGCGATGAGGTTACCGTTATCTAGCGCTTGCAAACGCTGCCAGCCGTCAAGGGTAAACAAGCGGTGCTTTTCGGTCGCGCGAATTTTGTACCCGCTGGCGGTAGTCAATGCATAAACCGGGCGAGTACCCACCTGCCACACCAAATCAGCCTTAGCCTGGGTCAGCTTACCCCGTTCATCTAGGCTAACGACCTCCGGGGTGCTGCCCACCAAGTCTTGGATCGGTACCCGTCGCCCATCGGCCAGCACAACTAGAGTGTCGCCCGTAACGCACTCCCGTAAATCGCTCATCATTGGGCGTTTGTTGGTGCGCGATTCGACGCCTCGGCTGAGCTGCGAGAGGGCGATGATCGGCACATTGAGTTCGCGGGCCAGACCCTTGAGCGATCGCGTCATCTTCGACAGTTCCTGCACCCGGTTGTCGCCGCCACCCTCCATGAGCTGGAGGTAGTCGATCAAAATCAGTCCTAGGGCACCGCCCTGCTCGGCTTGCAGGCGGCGACAGCGGGAGCGAATTTCGGTCACCGAAATGCTGGGGGTATCGTCGATAAAAATTGGCATCTGGGAGAGCACGCTGATGGCGTGGCCCAGCTTTTCCCACTCGTTTTGGGCAATGCGTCCGGTGCGTAGGCGACTGCTCTCCATCTCAACTTCGCTAGAGAGCAGACGATAGACCAGCTGCACCTTAGACATCTCCAGGCTGTAGATGGCGACCGGTAGCTTTTGGAGGGCCGCGATATTGCGAGCGATATTCAGCACAAAACTGGTGTTGTGGACGCAGATGTCGTTGGCGACAAAGTTGTGGGTGTCGGGGATGGTGAGGTCGTAGACCTGCTTGACACCCTGGGGGTCGATCGCCACAATTTCATCCCAATAGACATCGCTGGTGGCGATGTGCTGAAGTTCTAGGTGCTCTAGGGCCGTGGCCAGGGCAAAGAGGCGATTGCGGGTCGGTGCCCGTTTACCCGCGTGGATATTGCTGGTGCTCTGAAATCCGGCGCGGGTGGCCAGAGACACCCAAGACTCGTCGCCTTTGGCGGCGCGGAGGGCATCCCAAATTTCTACCGGAATTAGATCGCGGTTGGTTTGGTAGCGGCGGTTAGCCAGGGCGGCTTCGACCTTGGCCAGGGCCGCTTCCTTACCAAAGATGCCAATTTCGCTGAGGAAAGTTTTGATCGATGGAGAGTCGGTAATGTCGAGCTGCCAGGCAGGACGGCGACCATCGAGGTACTTGACCGATCGCAACCGGAGCTGAGCCAAAATGCCAAACCGCAGCAGCAGGTGCTGTACTTGACGGGCCAGGGGTTCGCTGACGCTGGCAAAGCCCAGCTGCGCCTGGCCTGAGGCGAGGACGGTGGCCCAGCCATCGGTGGCAAACAGGCGGTTGAGGAAAAGGGCGAGGCGCGATCGCTCGAGCCGAAACACTTCCGCCGGAACAGTTTTCTGGTGAGCCGTTTTGCCCCAGAGGCCGAGGTCTTGTAGCCACAGCGTTAAATTATTTTGACTCATCCAGCGGATGGTGGCGAGACCGCCGGGAGCCAGGGTTTCGGGCGCAACCTGGAGCAGTTGGCACAGGCGCGCAAAGGTGTCTGGACTAGGCGCACAGACGCCCTGTTGCCACAGAGTCACTAGGCTAGGTGCCACGCCTAGGGTTTGGGCTAACCAACGAGCGGGCTGTCCACTGGCCTGGATCAATTCCTTTAGCCGTTGACCAAAGAGTTGACGGGCCTGCTGCACCTCGGCACTGTCCGAGGTGACGTAAACCGTGGGTGTGCGGGTGCCCTGGGAAGTCTCTTCGCGCACCTTCACCCCAGGGAACTGGAGGGCAGCAGCAGTGAAATCGGTCTGGATGGCTGGGTTTTCATTGGTGAACTGGGGAGAGGTGCCTGTCAGGCACCCATCGCCAATCAGGTAGGCCAGCAGTTTGACCTGATGCTCAGGTAGCACTTCGGTGCCGAATACGGGCAGCGTTCTAGGCACGGCAATTTTTTGGCCCACTGCCAGCTCCGCTAGGGGCTGCCAGCCCTGGATGGTCAAGTAGGGATGGCTCAGGGTGGTCTCAATTTCTCGCCCCGATCGCGTGCTCACCCGAAACACAGGCTTTTGGCCATCGTCTACATAGGCGCTGGGCTGAGTGAGTTGAAAGCGCCAGTCATTCCCCAGGGTGAGCAGCGAGGCGGATTTTTCCTGGTAGATCTCGCCAATGGTCTTGAGGCTACCGTCAGCCAATACAATCTGGGCATC is a genomic window of Nodosilinea sp. E11 containing:
- a CDS encoding PAS domain-containing sensor histidine kinase, which gives rise to MRIIAQADTLSLGGEYPGHIGGNVSAAKDEFFTRYIEKVHSRMQTLYRNARQFPSDHSAQLVSTLEELSLAVEELRLAEEELLTQNEQLIAAQQIVENERRRYQDLFDFAPDGYLVTDLNGVVQEINHAAAALVKLEQKYLIGKPLVTHIPLSERSAFRALLNQIGKTRRIEGWELTLQRRKADSIVVSVTVETVRDRADQIVGLRWQIRDITDHKRAEATLNQLQAQNLELLETDRLRTQLLSTVSHEFKTPMNAILGFSQVLMAQLHPEQDAKTIKMVKRILHNGQHLLGLLEDMLNFSRLRANQVELTLETFDLVELVVSTLDDLTPLADQKTLRLETALPDSPLMVTNDRQRLRQILINLLSNAIKFTDAGTVRVGAQLLSPERLQLWVSDTGPGIHPDDQPHIFQEFWQVHDARNKAQGTGLGLAIVHNLVQAMQGTISVSSELGRGSYFCVELPQTTLSNRSKPVPLR
- the wrbA gene encoding NAD(P)H:quinone oxidoreductase, which codes for MKILVVYYSMYGHTLQLARAVAEGAGQVAGVEVDLRRVQEFDAVNAMIDQNDAARSLREQQQSIPVCTVDDLKAADGVVFGSPTRYGNMTAQMKQLFDSTASLWLNGDMEGKPAGVFTSTASTHGGQETTLLTMMVPLLHLGMLVVGVPYSVDGMIHTEARGGTPYGATTIAGGKGELQPPPEDLAIARALGQRVAEITTKVRG
- a CDS encoding PAS domain-containing protein, coding for MAYEELQSTNEALETTNEELQSANEELHTVNEELQRSSQDLNQSNTFLESVFTSLKGGVVVVNRDLQMQIWNAKAGDLWGLRPDEVVGQNLLNLDIGLPVERLCQPIRDCLTLSGNSLVELTLDAVNRKGHTVSCHITCTPLISLQNQVQGVILIMT
- a CDS encoding MBL fold metallo-hydrolase — encoded protein: MDHTFIFRQLFDADSSTYTYLLADPVSKEAVLIDPVFEQHRRDRALIKELGLTLIATLDTHCHADHVTGAWLMQQALGSKIGISGRYGDMVSGADYLLDHGDRVAFGERTLEVRATPGHTDGCITYVLDDHAMAFTGDCLLIRSAGRCDFQQGDAKRMYASITEQIFSLPDDCVIWPAHDYNGRTASSVGEEKAYNPRIGGQADEIDFVGYMENLGLPHPKKIDIAIPANCVCGQPEDGKMPAVADWGPVHLTYGGVKEIDPQWVAENLGQVHILDVRGADEFNGELGHINAAQWVPLGELEERVSEIPTDQPVVAVCKSGRRSAQATVILKKQGRAEAVSLRGGMLSWHEANLPVVTR
- the dnaB gene encoding replicative DNA helicase — encoded protein: MVQNLKFDAVSDRLPPQNIEAEEAILGGILLDPEALGRVMEILTPDAFYIGAHRDIYKGALALHAKGQPADLMTIAVWLKDNGKLEQVGGQTRLAQLVDRTISAANIDQYATLVMDKYTRRLLIQTGGEISQLGYDTTLPIENVMDQSEQRLFGITQSRPQGGLTATSDILIETFSEIEQRSLGVVLPGIPCGFYDLDAMTQGFQRSDLIIAAARPSMGKCLSADAQIVLADGSLKTIGEIYQEKSASLLTLGNDWRFQLTQPSAYVDDGQKPVFRVSTRSGREIETTLSHPYLTIQGWQPLAELAVGQKIAVPRTLPVFGTEVLPEHQVKLLAYLIGDGCLTGTSPQFTNENPAIQTDFTAAALQFPGVKVREETSQGTRTPTVYVTSDSAEVQQARQLFGQRLKELIQASGQPARWLAQTLGVAPSLVTLWQQGVCAPSPDTFARLCQLLQVAPETLAPGGLATIRWMSQNNLTLWLQDLGLWGKTAHQKTVPAEVFRLERSRLALFLNRLFATDGWATVLASGQAQLGFASVSEPLARQVQHLLLRFGILAQLRLRSVKYLDGRRPAWQLDITDSPSIKTFLSEIGIFGKEAALAKVEAALANRRYQTNRDLIPVEIWDALRAAKGDESWVSLATRAGFQSTSNIHAGKRAPTRNRLFALATALEHLELQHIATSDVYWDEIVAIDPQGVKQVYDLTIPDTHNFVANDICVHNTSFVLNIARNIAALQKLPVAIYSLEMSKVQLVYRLLSSEVEMESSRLRTGRIAQNEWEKLGHAISVLSQMPIFIDDTPSISVTEIRSRCRRLQAEQGGALGLILIDYLQLMEGGGDNRVQELSKMTRSLKGLARELNVPIIALSQLSRGVESRTNKRPMMSDLRECVTGDTLVVLADGRRVPIQDLVGSTPEVVSLDERGKLTQAKADLVWQVGTRPVYALTTASGYKIRATEKHRLFTLDGWQRLQALDNGNLIAVAQPNALENAFDSHARTEVATDIVWDEVISIEPAGEEPVYDLTVPGPASWLADGLVSHNSGAIEQDADLIMMLYREEYYDPDTPDRGIAEIIITKHRNGPTGTIKLLFEPQFTRFRNLASPGM